A window of the Syntrophothermus lipocalidus DSM 12680 genome harbors these coding sequences:
- a CDS encoding DUF4321 domain-containing protein: MKLGKGNRAYPGWPILVLLLVLGGILGNWLGGLIVEAWPSLGFLARTQSIGVPALALDLRVFTVHFGFMFNINVFTVVGFAIAYLVFRRL, translated from the coding sequence TTGAAGCTGGGCAAGGGGAACCGAGCTTATCCGGGATGGCCGATTCTTGTATTATTGTTAGTTTTAGGGGGCATCCTGGGAAACTGGCTAGGGGGCCTTATCGTGGAAGCCTGGCCTTCCCTGGGTTTTCTTGCAAGGACCCAAAGCATAGGGGTGCCAGCCTTAGCCCTTGATCTTAGGGTTTTCACTGTACATTTCGGCTTCATGTTTAATATCAACGTTTTTACAGTGGTAGGGTTTGCCATAGCTTATCTGGTCTTCCGAAGACTGTGA
- a CDS encoding Maf family protein → MKRIVLASESPRRYHLLKNLGLEFEVQAPKIVENIKEGLKPDQQAVELARAKAWSIARRLHSGVVVGADTVVVIGESILGKPCDRNHAIEMLALLSGKRHQVITGICVIDCESGLSLEGAETTEVYFRYLSREEILVYVDSGEPYDKAGGYGIQGLGALLVDRIEGCYYNVVGLPVARLYCMLKQVGIDILARGWEHGIGLPRNY, encoded by the coding sequence TTGAAAAGGATAGTCTTGGCTTCGGAGTCACCCCGTCGTTACCACCTTTTAAAGAACTTGGGCCTTGAGTTTGAGGTCCAGGCCCCCAAAATAGTGGAAAATATAAAAGAAGGACTGAAGCCGGACCAGCAGGCCGTAGAACTCGCTCGAGCCAAAGCCTGGTCGATAGCACGGAGGTTGCACTCGGGAGTGGTCGTAGGTGCCGATACGGTTGTAGTGATAGGAGAAAGTATACTGGGCAAACCGTGCGACCGTAACCACGCCATAGAAATGCTGGCGCTTTTGAGCGGCAAGAGACATCAGGTAATTACCGGAATCTGCGTTATAGACTGTGAATCGGGCTTGTCTTTGGAAGGAGCAGAAACGACAGAGGTTTATTTTCGTTACTTGAGTAGGGAGGAGATCCTCGTCTACGTGGATTCGGGTGAGCCTTATGACAAAGCCGGGGGTTACGGTATTCAGGGTTTAGGGGCACTGCTAGTAGACCGGATTGAAGGTTGCTACTATAATGTTGTGGGTTTGCCTGTGGCTAGATTGTACTGCATGTTAAAGCAGGTAGGAATCGATATCCTGGCCAGGGGTTGGGAACATGGGATTGGATTACCACGTAACTATTAA
- the radC gene encoding RadC family protein, with protein MGLDYHVTIKDWPLDLRPRERLLAHGEETLSTAELLAIVIGSGTREKTAVQLAEYLLATYRGLRSLRDASCEELSAVRGIGAAKATRLKAALELGRRLAADVRDRQVIRSPEDVKNKLMEEMRYLDREHFRAVYLDRKNQIISIETISIGGLASSIVHPREVFKPAVKKSAAGIILVHNHPSGDPSPSQEDIEVTRRLVEAGRIIGIEIVDHIIIGDRDYLSMRGRGII; from the coding sequence ATGGGATTGGATTACCACGTAACTATTAAGGATTGGCCTCTCGACTTAAGACCTAGAGAAAGGTTACTCGCACACGGTGAAGAGACTTTGTCTACGGCTGAACTTCTGGCTATTGTCATTGGAAGTGGAACTAGGGAGAAGACCGCGGTTCAACTTGCTGAGTATCTTCTGGCCACTTATCGGGGGTTGCGCTCACTTCGAGATGCTTCATGTGAGGAGCTGAGCGCCGTAAGAGGGATTGGGGCAGCCAAGGCCACTCGATTAAAGGCGGCTTTGGAGTTGGGAAGGCGATTAGCGGCGGATGTTCGTGACCGTCAGGTTATCAGATCCCCCGAAGACGTAAAGAATAAGCTTATGGAAGAAATGAGATACCTAGACCGGGAGCACTTCCGGGCTGTATATCTGGACCGCAAGAATCAAATAATCTCCATCGAAACCATTTCGATCGGGGGACTTGCCAGTTCTATAGTTCATCCGCGGGAGGTTTTTAAGCCGGCGGTAAAAAAGAGTGCTGCCGGTATTATCTTGGTCCATAACCATCCCAGCGGAGATCCATCTCCAAGCCAGGAGGATATCGAAGTTACCAGGCGGTTGGTGGAAGCGGGCCGGATAATTGGGATCGAGATTGTAGATCACATCATAATCGGAGACCGCGACTACCTTAGTATGAGGGGTCGGGGAATCATCTAG